TATAGAAATTTTAATAAAATTTTGTTGGCAAATCAAATTGAAAATATTTTTCATGGCAAATCTTCCGGAATGGATATTAAACTAATTGATCTTGGTGGAACTTTTTATTTAGAAAAAAAAGATATTTTAAATTTAAAGAAAGTAAAAGATTCTGGTTTTTATTTTTTAATAGGAGCAATCAAAAGAGATTTTACGACTAAAGAGATAGTTTTTAATTTAAAAAAACAGTTATTATCCAATGCTGATTTATTTGTTTTTATTGAAAAGCTTGGGCTTGCTGTAAGGAATGCTTATATTTCTTTTCAGAATAAAGATATATATTCTTTGGCCAATGAAATGAATTTTGCGCAATATTGTTTAAAGCGTTTAGGGGTGTCTAGTGATACTCTTGATTGGTTGATAAATAGGGGGATTAAATTAGGTGCTCTTTCTGGAAAGTTAAGTGGCTCTGGCAAAGGGGGAGCGTTTATTTTTCTTTTTGAAAGTCTACAAAAGGCGCATAAAGTTCAAGAGGAGTTAAATGATATACTTAAAACTTCTAAAATAAGCTTAGTTTTAGAATTAAGAGTAATTGGAGTTTAGGTGATTTTTGGGCCCAGAGAGACTCGAACTCCCGACATCCTGCTTGTAAGGCAGGCGCTCTGACCAGCTGAGCTATGAGCCCTTTTACTACTAATAAGTAGTATACAGTATAAACTTTAATGGTGTCAATTCTTATATTTTCTTTTTCCAAAAAGAACTACAAATATATCTATATTGTTAGCTGTTTT
The nucleotide sequence above comes from Borrelia maritima. Encoded proteins:
- the mvk gene encoding mevalonate kinase, whose protein sequence is MLRIRKPAKILFLGEHSAVYGFPVIGATVPIYMDLVYSVSRNWKYLGNPSSRLNSLINFIVSNYSKVNPIEFNVISEIPIGVGLGSSASLSLCFAEYITSHFEYRNFNKILLANQIENIFHGKSSGMDIKLIDLGGTFYLEKKDILNLKKVKDSGFYFLIGAIKRDFTTKEIVFNLKKQLLSNADLFVFIEKLGLAVRNAYISFQNKDIYSLANEMNFAQYCLKRLGVSSDTLDWLINRGIKLGALSGKLSGSGKGGAFIFLFESLQKAHKVQEELNDILKTSKISLVLELRVIGV